The stretch of DNA CATTCTTATTTATTTCGGTATTCAAGAAAAATTTTAGTCCAATTTGTTTACATAGTCCAatacgttgtagttatttaagacatcttgcaaaattttgagaaattaaaaaaaaaattaacatattgaAAACATATTTCAAACAATCTGTTGTACGcgtgacttttttattttataggtATGCATATGAAATAGAATGTTTGAACACTGTTTTTaatgttataaattattttaaatttctcaaaattttagaaTGTACGTCTTAAATAACTGTAATGTGCacgaatataaaaaaatatagactaatttttttttgaatgtcgAAACTGATAGGAAGTACATTGGTTCACCTCCTTAAATAGGTACAGTATACATGACTATGaaacaaaattatcctttaaATTCTACCGGATGCTGAAACACATAAAGGTGTATCTATGCACTCCTTTTAGCGGATGCATTGTAAAagttttcaatatataaaatacttgtcAATGGATATTATACCAATGTATGGTacttaccaatttttttttttttttttttttttttttttttgagaatagGTACTGACCAAAAATTTaactatatattaaattaaaaattttaaactattagtttttgatagaaatttgaatatgcTTAATTTATAacctacttaattaaaaaatatctcgtttcaccatatcaaataaatatatataattttacatatattctcttaaaaaatatatagaaaatgaTATGTGGACACTTAAATCACTCACAAATATAATACACATTGACAAGTTACTTTTAATAAGTAGAACCCatcttcaataaaaataatttgttgaAATTTTTCTAAAACATTATATTACTCAATTATAATAATccttataaaacaaaaaaatatactcATTTAGTACTCTATCTTTGcaccaaaaatatatttagtaccttgtatttttaataatacttatttagtatcttatattttaaaattgtacatatttaatactttaaagtaaaatattattaatacaattttattaatttgaccAAATAGCTCTCAATTACTtgtaatcaaataattaaatttaaatttagaatttataAAATTGAAGATAATTTGATtgtattgataaaattttattaaaaaattttgagtttaaggTATCgaatatgtataattttaaaacacagggtacaaaataattattattgaaaatCCAAGGTACTAAACTAAACTTGTATTTAGATAAAATATAAGGTACCAAATATCTATATAAAACAATATTGAATAAtgttgaataaataaataaataaataaggtaCCTGTTGGCGATGAGAGCCCAAAAGAGGCCAATATAAACAGCATATGAATTAGGATTGGAAGCCAATTTAAGCCACACACCCTTCATGAAAAACCAGTACGACCGTTGATCATCACTACCAGCATCTTCATTGTCGTTATTTCCTTCCAaatccttattattattattattcgaaTCACCAACGACAACTACTTTGTTGTCGTTTGATGAAATACCCATGCCCGTACGACGAATCTCCAACACCAACAAAAGAATAGTGAGCCAAATAATGGCTTGTACGACAGAAGACTGAACGACAAGATCAATGCCCATACGACCATACATGGCTTTCACTAAAGGCACTCCGACCACAAGAGAATTAGTCAAACTACAAAGTGAGAAGCTTGTTATGGACCAACCATAACTCCCTTTACTACTCCACTTGGCCCAAAAACCTAACAAAGCCACAGTGATCGCCTTTGATAAAACGTCAGCCCCAATAAACCTATAGTTCCACTCGAAAGGGTCCACGTGGGCTGTGAATTCGAACGTGAAGAGTGGAAGAGTGAAGAAACAAACGAATTGGTTGATAGCATCACACTGCTCAGGACTGAAAATTTTCCACCATTTTACTGACCCATAACCTAATATTAAGGCCACGTATAATGGAACCATGGCTTCCACCACCTTGTAAACATCTACCCACCCTATCATTTTATTTCTATATTATTCCTTTGATGAGtagtgtttttgtttttttggctGTACTGTATATCATATGTAGTGGTGTATGAAGTGGGGTATTTATAATACTATATATTATGTGTGTGTGCATGTAGATGGAGTGAGGCTTAAggcataatattaattaatttgttcccttagtgaattatttttttctgttttgttttttgttattattattgagaGGATTTGATGAGTAGGTGGGTGGGTGTATACGATTCTGTAATAATATGCTGTGGATTCCGATCGAAAGGGTgacatatatgtgtatatatataatgtatgtttTTTTTGGTTAGTGCATAAAAATGTAAGGTTACTTTCACCAGGTTTCATCTTGTAGTATAATGTTATAAACTATAtataatcatcatcatcttgGTCTATTGTATAGAATAACGAATGAGGTTCCacccacatatatatataactatatatatatatcttagcAAATAAGATTTctgcttaattttttaaactaattgttattgatttaatttttggtttattgtatatctttatatattaaaagtgcctatctaacggcatttcttggtttaacgtttttcttcttctcttccgTTAGTTTTAACAGaacatttaaattatatttcttttgaATCGTTATCGTTAACAAttaacatcaaaataataataataataataataataataataataataataataatatgtatagATTCCCACTGCCTACAAATATGATAAGTCGTtaacatataaaaaatatatatgtataaattctCGATTCCCTACCAACCCGCAAAGTCGTTCAGTCGACGATTGAAGGCATAAATTCAGTCGCTTCAGTCGCTTGCAAAATCTTTTTCGCTGATCTGCGATTGGAGATGAATCCACCCAGCACCCCGCCGCCACTACTAGCCCCAAGCCCCGTAGATCTGACTCCAAATTTCTTCTTTGGTATATTCGACATGAGAATCGGTCAACGTCCTCTACATCATCTTCTCGCTCCTTGACCTCTTCGACCTTGCTCACTGCTCTGTTGTCTGCAAATCTTGGTACCCTTTTGTTTATATGAAAAACCCATTTGAAAAAGTAtctaaagttttaatttttaatttttgtgttttGATGCAGGCATGTGGTTATCAACAAGTCTAAGCTGCTTCAAGTCTTTTACATGCAGCAGCAGAAAATTGGATGTTTCTACAAGTTTGGAGAAGCCTTTGAATGTGTATTTGGAGGAGGTGGCTATGGAGCGCCATAGACTGGCTTTGGCTAAAGGATCGGTTGTTGTTAATCAGTGGAGAGGCCACTCAATTGGGTAATGTTTAATGATATAGTATTTCTTCAAGTTTGAAACTTTATTTTTGGTCACTTTGGAAGATGTTAATTCACTTATGAAATTACATGTTGTTTCATCTATAGTTAGTTATTGGGATTTAAGTGTTTACTAATGACAATGCTTAAAAATGAGCATAAAGATCAAGATGGTTGTTTTAAACTTGAAATGTAATCAATAAAGGCAAAGACTGTATATCATGTTTTCTAActtctgttgttgttgttgttgctaattTCTAAGTTAACTTTTTTAGGACGAATTAATGTCGAATGAAGAGGGGATTGCTTCTTACTGGTGGAGGTGATAAGGTATATTCTACCTCACACCAAGATAATAGTAGAGTTTTTTCACTTATGAT from Cannabis sativa cultivar Pink pepper isolate KNU-18-1 chromosome 2, ASM2916894v1, whole genome shotgun sequence encodes:
- the LOC115718777 gene encoding auxin efflux carrier component 5: MIGWVDVYKVVEAMVPLYVALILGYGSVKWWKIFSPEQCDAINQFVCFFTLPLFTFEFTAHVDPFEWNYRFIGADVLSKAITVALLGFWAKWSSKGSYGWSITSFSLCSLTNSLVVGVPLVKAMYGRMGIDLVVQSSVVQAIIWLTILLLVLEIRRTGMGISSNDNKVVVVGDSNNNNNKDLEGNNDNEDAGSDDQRSYWFFMKGVWLKLASNPNSYAVYIGLFWALIANRWHIEMPGIFDGSILIMSKAGTGTAMFSMGIFMAMQEKIIGCGARLTVIGMVLRFIAGPAAMAIGSIAAGLHGDVLRVAIIQSALPQSITSFIYAKEYGLHADVLSTAVIFGMILSLPVLIAYYALLDLYIN